A stretch of Syntrophaceae bacterium DNA encodes these proteins:
- the hemW gene encoding radical SAM family heme chaperone HemW — protein MAAGLYIHVPFCRSKCAYCSFYSLPEAEREIPRFLEALRREMAFHRRTFRSFDTVYFGGGTPSLLTPEQVGRTIEDVRHSFRIAPDAEITIEMNPADWTAADLRKLHEIGVNRLNIGVQSLDDGILAFLGRRHTAEQALRAVRDAEQVGFGNLGIDLMYGIPGQDPATWLETLAAAVALPVAHLSCYELTVEPDTTLGRRYAKKLPEPAGESRSADFFLATSRFLAEAGYLHYEVSNFARGTLHVSRHNSKYWRHVPYLGLGPSAHSFRETRRWWNVRSLTDYLAAVDSARPPVSAAETLSREQMALEARFLALRTARGLHMESYRRKYGTDLKGENGPLLRKLAEEGLVEMSRGFLRPTRAGLAVADRLALL, from the coding sequence ATGGCCGCGGGCCTTTACATTCACGTCCCCTTCTGCCGCTCCAAGTGCGCCTACTGCAGTTTCTACTCCCTCCCGGAGGCGGAACGGGAAATCCCCCGGTTCCTGGAGGCCCTGCGCCGCGAGATGGCCTTTCACCGGCGCACCTTCCGGTCCTTCGACACGGTCTATTTCGGGGGCGGGACACCGTCCCTGCTCACGCCGGAACAGGTCGGACGGACGATCGAAGACGTCCGGCATTCCTTCCGCATCGCCCCTGACGCCGAGATCACCATAGAAATGAACCCCGCCGATTGGACAGCCGCGGACCTGCGGAAACTCCACGAGATCGGAGTAAACCGGCTCAACATCGGCGTCCAGTCCCTGGACGACGGCATCCTGGCCTTCCTGGGGCGACGGCACACGGCGGAGCAGGCTTTGCGGGCGGTCCGGGATGCGGAGCAGGTAGGTTTCGGAAATCTGGGGATCGACCTGATGTACGGTATCCCCGGCCAGGACCCGGCAACATGGCTGGAGACGCTGGCGGCCGCGGTTGCCCTCCCCGTCGCCCATCTGTCCTGTTATGAGCTGACCGTCGAACCCGACACAACCCTCGGCCGTCGCTATGCAAAGAAACTCCCCGAACCGGCGGGAGAATCCCGTTCCGCAGATTTTTTTCTCGCCACATCCCGATTCCTGGCCGAAGCAGGGTATCTCCACTATGAGGTGTCGAATTTCGCCCGGGGAACTCTGCACGTCAGCCGCCACAACTCGAAATACTGGCGGCATGTCCCCTATCTCGGCCTGGGGCCCTCTGCCCATTCGTTCCGGGAAACCCGGCGCTGGTGGAACGTCCGCTCTCTGACAGATTACCTGGCGGCTGTCGATTCGGCACGCCCCCCCGTCTCCGCAGCGGAGACCCTGTCCCGGGAGCAGATGGCCCTGGAAGCCCGATTCCTGGCCCTTCGGACTGCCCGGGGGCTCCACATGGAAAGTTATCGACGGAAATACGGGACGGATCTGAAAGGAGAGAACGGCCCCCTTCTCCGGAAATTGGCGGAAGAGGGCCTCGTGGAGATGTCCCGGGGATTCCTCCGTCCCACCCGGGCGGGACTGGCCGTGGCGGACCGTCTGGCTCTGCTTTGA
- the lepA gene encoding elongation factor 4 has product METIRNFSIIAHIDHGKSTLADRLIQHTGVCDDRNFQDQILDNMDIERERGITIKSQAITLPYRAKDGRDYVLNLIDTPGHVDFSYEVSRSLASCEGVLLLIDAAQGVQAQTLANLYLALEHNLEIIPVINKIDLPAADVERVLEQIDAELGLDSDSALRCSAKEGIGIEAILEAVVERIPPPGGNPEAPLAALIFDAKYDPFRGTVINCRIFDGTVKSGDTIRFMYNGTTYRVEEVGRFLLSREKRSVLSAGEVGYIIAGVKTVADVRTGDTITLDARPCDGPLPGFKEVKPVVFASIYPIASDDYEDLAVALEKYRLNDASFVYEKDSSVALGQGFRCGFLGLLHLDVVQERLEREYDLSIILSVPSVRYRFTLRDGSVVDVDNPSHYPDPISIDGSEEPYIRAMMMLPERYLGAVMKLCMEKRAVNSSLNYPTPGRAELTYEMPLAEVIYDFYDRFKSVTQGYGSFDYDLIDYRESNLALLDILVNGEKVDALSQIVHRDKARVRGVQACDRLKDEIPRQMFKIAIQGAIGGEIISRSTISAFRKDVTAKCYGGDITRKRKLLEKQKKGKKRMKMVGNVSIPQSAFLAVLKSDTD; this is encoded by the coding sequence ATGGAAACCATACGCAATTTCAGTATCATCGCCCACATCGACCACGGCAAGTCCACCCTGGCGGATCGCCTGATCCAGCATACCGGCGTCTGCGACGACCGGAACTTTCAGGATCAGATCCTGGACAACATGGACATCGAGCGGGAACGGGGCATCACGATCAAAAGCCAGGCCATCACCCTGCCCTACCGGGCCAAGGACGGCCGGGACTACGTGCTCAACCTGATCGACACGCCGGGACACGTCGACTTCTCCTATGAAGTTTCCCGTTCCCTGGCTTCCTGCGAAGGGGTACTTCTCCTGATCGACGCGGCCCAGGGGGTCCAGGCCCAGACCCTGGCCAACCTTTACCTGGCGCTGGAGCACAACCTGGAGATCATTCCGGTCATCAACAAGATCGACCTGCCCGCGGCGGACGTGGAGCGCGTTCTGGAACAGATCGACGCGGAGCTGGGACTGGATTCGGACAGCGCGCTGCGCTGCTCCGCCAAGGAGGGAATCGGCATCGAAGCGATCCTCGAGGCCGTCGTGGAGCGAATTCCGCCACCCGGGGGAAATCCCGAGGCCCCCCTTGCGGCCCTGATCTTCGACGCCAAGTACGACCCCTTCCGGGGCACCGTCATTAACTGCCGGATTTTCGACGGCACGGTGAAAAGCGGCGACACGATCCGATTCATGTACAACGGGACAACCTACCGGGTGGAAGAAGTCGGGCGCTTTCTCCTGAGTCGGGAAAAGCGGTCCGTCCTCTCGGCGGGCGAGGTGGGCTATATCATCGCCGGCGTGAAGACCGTCGCCGACGTCCGGACGGGCGATACGATCACCCTGGACGCCCGGCCCTGCGACGGCCCACTTCCCGGTTTCAAGGAGGTCAAACCCGTCGTCTTCGCCTCCATCTATCCCATCGCCTCGGACGATTACGAGGACCTGGCCGTCGCACTGGAGAAATACCGGCTCAACGACGCCTCGTTCGTCTACGAGAAAGACTCCTCTGTCGCCTTGGGGCAGGGATTCCGATGCGGATTCCTGGGGCTTCTCCACTTGGACGTCGTCCAGGAGCGCCTGGAGCGGGAGTACGACCTCTCCATCATCCTTTCGGTCCCCTCGGTGCGCTACCGGTTTACCTTGAGGGACGGATCCGTCGTCGACGTGGACAACCCGTCCCACTATCCGGACCCCATCTCCATTGACGGCTCCGAGGAGCCCTACATCCGGGCCATGATGATGCTCCCGGAGCGCTACCTGGGCGCCGTCATGAAGCTCTGCATGGAAAAACGGGCCGTGAATTCGAGCCTGAACTACCCCACCCCGGGACGGGCCGAACTCACGTACGAAATGCCCCTGGCGGAGGTCATTTATGATTTCTACGACCGCTTCAAGTCGGTCACCCAGGGATACGGCTCCTTCGATTACGACCTGATCGACTACCGGGAGAGCAACCTGGCCCTCCTCGACATCCTGGTAAACGGGGAAAAGGTCGATGCCCTCTCCCAGATCGTCCACCGGGACAAGGCCCGTGTTCGGGGCGTCCAGGCCTGCGACCGGCTGAAGGACGAGATCCCCCGGCAGATGTTCAAAATCGCCATCCAGGGGGCCATCGGCGGCGAGATCATCTCCCGGAGCACCATCTCCGCGTTCCGGAAGGACGTTACGGCCAAGTGCTACGGCGGCGACATCACGCGGAAGCGGAAGCTCCTGGAGAAGCAGAAAAAGGGCAAGAAGCGCATGAAGATGGTGGGAAACGTCAGCATCCCCCAGAGCGCCTTCCTGGCGGTCCTGAAGTCCGACACGGACTGA